A region from the Vanessa tameamea isolate UH-Manoa-2023 chromosome 3, ilVanTame1 primary haplotype, whole genome shotgun sequence genome encodes:
- the LOC113397392 gene encoding tenascin-like isoform X7, producing the protein MFHLEGIMFMLVLCVVNASVTVNIYDDELKRAKLHQNVLGCNNRACNQLCRRLGFTGGVCVGDRCKCDNFLPPKELEESKIHKNLLGCNYRACDQLCRRLGFTGGVCVGDRCKCDNFLPPKELEESKINKNILDCNNRACEQLCHRLGFTGGVCVGDRCKCDNFLTTKKLEESKLQKNLLSCDNRACDQLCRIMGFGSGGCVDDRCKCYNYRPAKELEERKLHKNLQGCSNGTCDQLCRRMGFTDGECVDNHCKCYNYLTPKDIDADPKDLGCDYNECDQRCRRMGYPSGGCVNGLCKCDRYRDEDNEIPSVDEAVMEISDSYADNKDVDICNTDVCDVACRSLGYPGGNCSNGKCQCQEQDQEEKSPRSLLYCDIVACNDMCHRMHYIGGMCKFGSCQCY; encoded by the exons ATGTTTCACTTGGAAGGGATTATGTTTATGCTTGTGCTCTGTGTAGTGAACGCGTCGGTTACTGTTAATATATATGATGACG AATTAAAAAGAgccaaattacatcaaaatgtACTCGGTTGCAACAACAGAGCCTGTAACCAACTCTGTCGTAGATTGGGTTTCACGGGTGGTGTATGCGTCGGTGACCGTTGCAAGTGTGACAATTTCCTACCACCTAAag AATTAGAAGaaagtaaaatacataaaaatttacttgGCTGCAACTATAGAGCCTGTGACCAACTCTGTCGTAGATTGGGTTTCACAGGTGGTGTATGCGTCGGTGACCGTTGCAAGTGTGATAATTTCCTACCACCTAAAg AATTAGAagaaagcaaaataaataaaaatatacttgacTGCAACAATAGAGCCTGTGAACAACTCTGTCATAGATTGGGTTTCACGGGTGGTGTATGCGTCGGTGACCGTTGCAAGTGCGATAATTTCCTAACAACTAAAA AATTAGAAGAAagcaaattacaaaaaaatttactttcCTGCGACAATAGGGCCTGTGACCAACTCTGTCGTATAATGGGATTCGGGAGTGGTGGATGCGTCGATGACCGTTGCAAGTGCTACAATTACCGACCAGCTAAag AACTAGAAGAGaggaaattacataaaaatttacaaggCTGCAGCAATGGAACCTGTGATCAACTCTGTCGTAGAATGGGTTTCACGGATGGTGAATGCGTTGATAACCATTGCAAGTGTTACAATTACCTAACACCTaaag ACATTGATGCAGATCCCAAAGATCTCGGCTGTGACTATAATGAGTGCGATCAACGCTGTCGTCGCATGGGTTATCCTAGCGGTGGATGTGTTAACGGTCTCTGCAAGTGTGACCGATATCGCGACGAAG ATAATGAAATACCTTCTGTTGACGAAGCTGTAATGGAGATAAGCGATAGTTATGCCGATAATAAAGACGTTGATATTTGCAACACGGACGTATGTGATGTAGCCTGTAGGAGCCTAGGGTATCCTGGAGGAAATTGCTCCAATGgaaaatgtcaatgtcaagaACAAG ATCAAGAGGAGAAATCGCCAAGATCACTGCTATATTGTGATATCGTGGCTTGTAACGACATGTGTCACCGTATGCACTACATCGGAGGAATGTGTAAATTTGGATCATGTCAatgctattaa
- the LOC113397392 gene encoding tenascin-like isoform X4 — MFHLEGIMFMLVLCVVNASVTVNIYDDDLLEDSEVNQNTYRCNNRECDQFCHRMGFTGSVCAGNRCQCDKFLQAGELKRAKLHQNVLGCNNRACNQLCRRLGFTGGVCVGDRCKCDNFLPPKELEESKIHKNLLGCNYRACDQLCRRLGFTGGVCVGDRCKCDNFLPPKELEESKINKNILDCNNRACEQLCHRLGFTGGVCVGDRCKCDNFLTTKKLEESKLQKNLLSCDNRACDQLCRIMGFGSGGCVDDRCKCYNYRPAKDIDADPKDLGCDYNECDQRCRRMGYPSGGCVNGLCKCDRYRDEDNEIPSVDEAVMEISDSYADNKDVDICNTDVCDVACRSLGYPGGNCSNGKCQCQEQDQEEKSPRSLLYCDIVACNDMCHRMHYIGGMCKFGSCQCY; from the exons ATGTTTCACTTGGAAGGGATTATGTTTATGCTTGTGCTCTGTGTAGTGAACGCGTCGGTTACTGTTAATATATATGATGACG ATTTGCTAGAAGACAGTGaagtaaatcaaaatacatatCGTTGCAACAATCGGGAGTGCGATCAATTCTGTCATAGAATGGGTTTCACGGGCAGTGTTTGTGCCGGGAATCGTTGCCAGTGTGACAAGTTCCTTCAAGCTGGAG AATTAAAAAGAgccaaattacatcaaaatgtACTCGGTTGCAACAACAGAGCCTGTAACCAACTCTGTCGTAGATTGGGTTTCACGGGTGGTGTATGCGTCGGTGACCGTTGCAAGTGTGACAATTTCCTACCACCTAAag AATTAGAAGaaagtaaaatacataaaaatttacttgGCTGCAACTATAGAGCCTGTGACCAACTCTGTCGTAGATTGGGTTTCACAGGTGGTGTATGCGTCGGTGACCGTTGCAAGTGTGATAATTTCCTACCACCTAAAg AATTAGAagaaagcaaaataaataaaaatatacttgacTGCAACAATAGAGCCTGTGAACAACTCTGTCATAGATTGGGTTTCACGGGTGGTGTATGCGTCGGTGACCGTTGCAAGTGCGATAATTTCCTAACAACTAAAA AATTAGAAGAAagcaaattacaaaaaaatttactttcCTGCGACAATAGGGCCTGTGACCAACTCTGTCGTATAATGGGATTCGGGAGTGGTGGATGCGTCGATGACCGTTGCAAGTGCTACAATTACCGACCAGCTAAag ACATTGATGCAGATCCCAAAGATCTCGGCTGTGACTATAATGAGTGCGATCAACGCTGTCGTCGCATGGGTTATCCTAGCGGTGGATGTGTTAACGGTCTCTGCAAGTGTGACCGATATCGCGACGAAG ATAATGAAATACCTTCTGTTGACGAAGCTGTAATGGAGATAAGCGATAGTTATGCCGATAATAAAGACGTTGATATTTGCAACACGGACGTATGTGATGTAGCCTGTAGGAGCCTAGGGTATCCTGGAGGAAATTGCTCCAATGgaaaatgtcaatgtcaagaACAAG ATCAAGAGGAGAAATCGCCAAGATCACTGCTATATTGTGATATCGTGGCTTGTAACGACATGTGTCACCGTATGCACTACATCGGAGGAATGTGTAAATTTGGATCATGTCAatgctattaa
- the LOC113397392 gene encoding tenascin-like isoform X6, translating into MFHLEGIMFMLVLCVVNASVTVNIYDDDLLEDSEVNQNTYRCNNRECDQFCHRMGFTGSVCAGNRCQCDKFLQAGELKRAKLHQNVLGCNNRACNQLCRRLGFTGGVCVGDRCKCDNFLPPKELEESKINKNILDCNNRACEQLCHRLGFTGGVCVGDRCKCDNFLTTKKLEESKLQKNLLSCDNRACDQLCRIMGFGSGGCVDDRCKCYNYRPAKELEERKLHKNLQGCSNGTCDQLCRRMGFTDGECVDNHCKCYNYLTPKDIDADPKDLGCDYNECDQRCRRMGYPSGGCVNGLCKCDRYRDEDNEIPSVDEAVMEISDSYADNKDVDICNTDVCDVACRSLGYPGGNCSNGKCQCQEQDQEEKSPRSLLYCDIVACNDMCHRMHYIGGMCKFGSCQCY; encoded by the exons ATGTTTCACTTGGAAGGGATTATGTTTATGCTTGTGCTCTGTGTAGTGAACGCGTCGGTTACTGTTAATATATATGATGACG ATTTGCTAGAAGACAGTGaagtaaatcaaaatacatatCGTTGCAACAATCGGGAGTGCGATCAATTCTGTCATAGAATGGGTTTCACGGGCAGTGTTTGTGCCGGGAATCGTTGCCAGTGTGACAAGTTCCTTCAAGCTGGAG AATTAAAAAGAgccaaattacatcaaaatgtACTCGGTTGCAACAACAGAGCCTGTAACCAACTCTGTCGTAGATTGGGTTTCACGGGTGGTGTATGCGTCGGTGACCGTTGCAAGTGTGACAATTTCCTACCACCTAAag AATTAGAagaaagcaaaataaataaaaatatacttgacTGCAACAATAGAGCCTGTGAACAACTCTGTCATAGATTGGGTTTCACGGGTGGTGTATGCGTCGGTGACCGTTGCAAGTGCGATAATTTCCTAACAACTAAAA AATTAGAAGAAagcaaattacaaaaaaatttactttcCTGCGACAATAGGGCCTGTGACCAACTCTGTCGTATAATGGGATTCGGGAGTGGTGGATGCGTCGATGACCGTTGCAAGTGCTACAATTACCGACCAGCTAAag AACTAGAAGAGaggaaattacataaaaatttacaaggCTGCAGCAATGGAACCTGTGATCAACTCTGTCGTAGAATGGGTTTCACGGATGGTGAATGCGTTGATAACCATTGCAAGTGTTACAATTACCTAACACCTaaag ACATTGATGCAGATCCCAAAGATCTCGGCTGTGACTATAATGAGTGCGATCAACGCTGTCGTCGCATGGGTTATCCTAGCGGTGGATGTGTTAACGGTCTCTGCAAGTGTGACCGATATCGCGACGAAG ATAATGAAATACCTTCTGTTGACGAAGCTGTAATGGAGATAAGCGATAGTTATGCCGATAATAAAGACGTTGATATTTGCAACACGGACGTATGTGATGTAGCCTGTAGGAGCCTAGGGTATCCTGGAGGAAATTGCTCCAATGgaaaatgtcaatgtcaagaACAAG ATCAAGAGGAGAAATCGCCAAGATCACTGCTATATTGTGATATCGTGGCTTGTAACGACATGTGTCACCGTATGCACTACATCGGAGGAATGTGTAAATTTGGATCATGTCAatgctattaa
- the LOC113397392 gene encoding tenascin-like isoform X1 → MFHLEGIMFMLVLCVVNASVTVNIYDDDLLEDSEVNQNTYRCNNRECDQFCHRMGFTGSVCAGNRCQCDKFLQAGELKRAKLHQNVLGCNNRACNQLCRRLGFTGGVCVGDRCKCDNFLPPKELEESKIHKNLLGCNYRACDQLCRRLGFTGGVCVGDRCKCDNFLPPKELEESKINKNILDCNNRACEQLCHRLGFTGGVCVGDRCKCDNFLTTKKLEESKLQKNLLSCDNRACDQLCRIMGFGSGGCVDDRCKCYNYRPAKELEERKLHKNLQGCSNGTCDQLCRRMGFTDGECVDNHCKCYNYLTPKDIDADPKDLGCDYNECDQRCRRMGYPSGGCVNGLCKCDRYRDEDNEIPSVDEAVMEISDSYADNKDVDICNTDVCDVACRSLGYPGGNCSNGKCQCQEQDQEEKSPRSLLYCDIVACNDMCHRMHYIGGMCKFGSCQCY, encoded by the exons ATGTTTCACTTGGAAGGGATTATGTTTATGCTTGTGCTCTGTGTAGTGAACGCGTCGGTTACTGTTAATATATATGATGACG ATTTGCTAGAAGACAGTGaagtaaatcaaaatacatatCGTTGCAACAATCGGGAGTGCGATCAATTCTGTCATAGAATGGGTTTCACGGGCAGTGTTTGTGCCGGGAATCGTTGCCAGTGTGACAAGTTCCTTCAAGCTGGAG AATTAAAAAGAgccaaattacatcaaaatgtACTCGGTTGCAACAACAGAGCCTGTAACCAACTCTGTCGTAGATTGGGTTTCACGGGTGGTGTATGCGTCGGTGACCGTTGCAAGTGTGACAATTTCCTACCACCTAAag AATTAGAAGaaagtaaaatacataaaaatttacttgGCTGCAACTATAGAGCCTGTGACCAACTCTGTCGTAGATTGGGTTTCACAGGTGGTGTATGCGTCGGTGACCGTTGCAAGTGTGATAATTTCCTACCACCTAAAg AATTAGAagaaagcaaaataaataaaaatatacttgacTGCAACAATAGAGCCTGTGAACAACTCTGTCATAGATTGGGTTTCACGGGTGGTGTATGCGTCGGTGACCGTTGCAAGTGCGATAATTTCCTAACAACTAAAA AATTAGAAGAAagcaaattacaaaaaaatttactttcCTGCGACAATAGGGCCTGTGACCAACTCTGTCGTATAATGGGATTCGGGAGTGGTGGATGCGTCGATGACCGTTGCAAGTGCTACAATTACCGACCAGCTAAag AACTAGAAGAGaggaaattacataaaaatttacaaggCTGCAGCAATGGAACCTGTGATCAACTCTGTCGTAGAATGGGTTTCACGGATGGTGAATGCGTTGATAACCATTGCAAGTGTTACAATTACCTAACACCTaaag ACATTGATGCAGATCCCAAAGATCTCGGCTGTGACTATAATGAGTGCGATCAACGCTGTCGTCGCATGGGTTATCCTAGCGGTGGATGTGTTAACGGTCTCTGCAAGTGTGACCGATATCGCGACGAAG ATAATGAAATACCTTCTGTTGACGAAGCTGTAATGGAGATAAGCGATAGTTATGCCGATAATAAAGACGTTGATATTTGCAACACGGACGTATGTGATGTAGCCTGTAGGAGCCTAGGGTATCCTGGAGGAAATTGCTCCAATGgaaaatgtcaatgtcaagaACAAG ATCAAGAGGAGAAATCGCCAAGATCACTGCTATATTGTGATATCGTGGCTTGTAACGACATGTGTCACCGTATGCACTACATCGGAGGAATGTGTAAATTTGGATCATGTCAatgctattaa
- the LOC113397392 gene encoding tenascin-like isoform X8, whose translation MPLLELKRAKLHQNVLGCNNRACNQLCRRLGFTGGVCVGDRCKCDNFLPPKELEESKIHKNLLGCNYRACDQLCRRLGFTGGVCVGDRCKCDNFLPPKELEESKINKNILDCNNRACEQLCHRLGFTGGVCVGDRCKCDNFLTTKKLEESKLQKNLLSCDNRACDQLCRIMGFGSGGCVDDRCKCYNYRPAKELEERKLHKNLQGCSNGTCDQLCRRMGFTDGECVDNHCKCYNYLTPKDIDADPKDLGCDYNECDQRCRRMGYPSGGCVNGLCKCDRYRDEDNEIPSVDEAVMEISDSYADNKDVDICNTDVCDVACRSLGYPGGNCSNGKCQCQEQDQEEKSPRSLLYCDIVACNDMCHRMHYIGGMCKFGSCQCY comes from the exons ATGCCTTTACTGG AATTAAAAAGAgccaaattacatcaaaatgtACTCGGTTGCAACAACAGAGCCTGTAACCAACTCTGTCGTAGATTGGGTTTCACGGGTGGTGTATGCGTCGGTGACCGTTGCAAGTGTGACAATTTCCTACCACCTAAag AATTAGAAGaaagtaaaatacataaaaatttacttgGCTGCAACTATAGAGCCTGTGACCAACTCTGTCGTAGATTGGGTTTCACAGGTGGTGTATGCGTCGGTGACCGTTGCAAGTGTGATAATTTCCTACCACCTAAAg AATTAGAagaaagcaaaataaataaaaatatacttgacTGCAACAATAGAGCCTGTGAACAACTCTGTCATAGATTGGGTTTCACGGGTGGTGTATGCGTCGGTGACCGTTGCAAGTGCGATAATTTCCTAACAACTAAAA AATTAGAAGAAagcaaattacaaaaaaatttactttcCTGCGACAATAGGGCCTGTGACCAACTCTGTCGTATAATGGGATTCGGGAGTGGTGGATGCGTCGATGACCGTTGCAAGTGCTACAATTACCGACCAGCTAAag AACTAGAAGAGaggaaattacataaaaatttacaaggCTGCAGCAATGGAACCTGTGATCAACTCTGTCGTAGAATGGGTTTCACGGATGGTGAATGCGTTGATAACCATTGCAAGTGTTACAATTACCTAACACCTaaag ACATTGATGCAGATCCCAAAGATCTCGGCTGTGACTATAATGAGTGCGATCAACGCTGTCGTCGCATGGGTTATCCTAGCGGTGGATGTGTTAACGGTCTCTGCAAGTGTGACCGATATCGCGACGAAG ATAATGAAATACCTTCTGTTGACGAAGCTGTAATGGAGATAAGCGATAGTTATGCCGATAATAAAGACGTTGATATTTGCAACACGGACGTATGTGATGTAGCCTGTAGGAGCCTAGGGTATCCTGGAGGAAATTGCTCCAATGgaaaatgtcaatgtcaagaACAAG ATCAAGAGGAGAAATCGCCAAGATCACTGCTATATTGTGATATCGTGGCTTGTAACGACATGTGTCACCGTATGCACTACATCGGAGGAATGTGTAAATTTGGATCATGTCAatgctattaa
- the LOC113397392 gene encoding tenascin-like isoform X2, with the protein MFHLEGIMFMLVLCVVNASVTVNIYDDDLLEDSEVNQNTYRCNNRECDQFCHRMGFTGSVCAGNRCQCDKFLQAGELKRAKLHQNVLGCNNRACNQLCRRLGFTGGVCVGDRCKCDNFLPPKELEESKIHKNLLGCNYRACDQLCRRLGFTGGVCVGDRCKCDNFLPPKELEESKINKNILDCNNRACEQLCHRLGFTGGVCVGDRCKCDNFLTTKKLEESKLQKNLLSCDNRACDQLCRIMGFGSGGCVDDRCKCYNYRPAKELEERKLHKNLQGCSNGTCDQLCRRMGFTDGECVDNHCKCYNYLTPKDIDADPKDLGCDYNECDQRCRRMGYPSGGCVNGLCKCDRYRDEDNEIPSVDEAVMEISDSYADNKDVDICNTDVCDVACRSLGYPGGNCSNGKCQCQEQVNFCDPISCSLQCQDYVGGICVDDQCYCI; encoded by the exons ATGTTTCACTTGGAAGGGATTATGTTTATGCTTGTGCTCTGTGTAGTGAACGCGTCGGTTACTGTTAATATATATGATGACG ATTTGCTAGAAGACAGTGaagtaaatcaaaatacatatCGTTGCAACAATCGGGAGTGCGATCAATTCTGTCATAGAATGGGTTTCACGGGCAGTGTTTGTGCCGGGAATCGTTGCCAGTGTGACAAGTTCCTTCAAGCTGGAG AATTAAAAAGAgccaaattacatcaaaatgtACTCGGTTGCAACAACAGAGCCTGTAACCAACTCTGTCGTAGATTGGGTTTCACGGGTGGTGTATGCGTCGGTGACCGTTGCAAGTGTGACAATTTCCTACCACCTAAag AATTAGAAGaaagtaaaatacataaaaatttacttgGCTGCAACTATAGAGCCTGTGACCAACTCTGTCGTAGATTGGGTTTCACAGGTGGTGTATGCGTCGGTGACCGTTGCAAGTGTGATAATTTCCTACCACCTAAAg AATTAGAagaaagcaaaataaataaaaatatacttgacTGCAACAATAGAGCCTGTGAACAACTCTGTCATAGATTGGGTTTCACGGGTGGTGTATGCGTCGGTGACCGTTGCAAGTGCGATAATTTCCTAACAACTAAAA AATTAGAAGAAagcaaattacaaaaaaatttactttcCTGCGACAATAGGGCCTGTGACCAACTCTGTCGTATAATGGGATTCGGGAGTGGTGGATGCGTCGATGACCGTTGCAAGTGCTACAATTACCGACCAGCTAAag AACTAGAAGAGaggaaattacataaaaatttacaaggCTGCAGCAATGGAACCTGTGATCAACTCTGTCGTAGAATGGGTTTCACGGATGGTGAATGCGTTGATAACCATTGCAAGTGTTACAATTACCTAACACCTaaag ACATTGATGCAGATCCCAAAGATCTCGGCTGTGACTATAATGAGTGCGATCAACGCTGTCGTCGCATGGGTTATCCTAGCGGTGGATGTGTTAACGGTCTCTGCAAGTGTGACCGATATCGCGACGAAG ATAATGAAATACCTTCTGTTGACGAAGCTGTAATGGAGATAAGCGATAGTTATGCCGATAATAAAGACGTTGATATTTGCAACACGGACGTATGTGATGTAGCCTGTAGGAGCCTAGGGTATCCTGGAGGAAATTGCTCCAATGgaaaatgtcaatgtcaagaACAAG ttaactTCTGTGACCCAATCTCCTGCAGCTTACAATGTCAAGATTACGTCGGCGGCATTTGTGTAGACGACCAATGTTACTGTATTTAA
- the LOC113397392 gene encoding tenascin-like isoform X5 gives MFHLEGIMFMLVLCVVNASVTVNIYDDDLLEDSEVNQNTYRCNNRECDQFCHRMGFTGSVCAGNRCQCDKFLQAGELKRAKLHQNVLGCNNRACNQLCRRLGFTGGVCVGDRCKCDNFLPPKELEESKIHKNLLGCNYRACDQLCRRLGFTGGVCVGDRCKCDNFLPPKELEESKINKNILDCNNRACEQLCHRLGFTGGVCVGDRCKCDNFLTTKKLEERKLHKNLQGCSNGTCDQLCRRMGFTDGECVDNHCKCYNYLTPKDIDADPKDLGCDYNECDQRCRRMGYPSGGCVNGLCKCDRYRDEDNEIPSVDEAVMEISDSYADNKDVDICNTDVCDVACRSLGYPGGNCSNGKCQCQEQDQEEKSPRSLLYCDIVACNDMCHRMHYIGGMCKFGSCQCY, from the exons ATGTTTCACTTGGAAGGGATTATGTTTATGCTTGTGCTCTGTGTAGTGAACGCGTCGGTTACTGTTAATATATATGATGACG ATTTGCTAGAAGACAGTGaagtaaatcaaaatacatatCGTTGCAACAATCGGGAGTGCGATCAATTCTGTCATAGAATGGGTTTCACGGGCAGTGTTTGTGCCGGGAATCGTTGCCAGTGTGACAAGTTCCTTCAAGCTGGAG AATTAAAAAGAgccaaattacatcaaaatgtACTCGGTTGCAACAACAGAGCCTGTAACCAACTCTGTCGTAGATTGGGTTTCACGGGTGGTGTATGCGTCGGTGACCGTTGCAAGTGTGACAATTTCCTACCACCTAAag AATTAGAAGaaagtaaaatacataaaaatttacttgGCTGCAACTATAGAGCCTGTGACCAACTCTGTCGTAGATTGGGTTTCACAGGTGGTGTATGCGTCGGTGACCGTTGCAAGTGTGATAATTTCCTACCACCTAAAg AATTAGAagaaagcaaaataaataaaaatatacttgacTGCAACAATAGAGCCTGTGAACAACTCTGTCATAGATTGGGTTTCACGGGTGGTGTATGCGTCGGTGACCGTTGCAAGTGCGATAATTTCCTAACAACTAAAA AACTAGAAGAGaggaaattacataaaaatttacaaggCTGCAGCAATGGAACCTGTGATCAACTCTGTCGTAGAATGGGTTTCACGGATGGTGAATGCGTTGATAACCATTGCAAGTGTTACAATTACCTAACACCTaaag ACATTGATGCAGATCCCAAAGATCTCGGCTGTGACTATAATGAGTGCGATCAACGCTGTCGTCGCATGGGTTATCCTAGCGGTGGATGTGTTAACGGTCTCTGCAAGTGTGACCGATATCGCGACGAAG ATAATGAAATACCTTCTGTTGACGAAGCTGTAATGGAGATAAGCGATAGTTATGCCGATAATAAAGACGTTGATATTTGCAACACGGACGTATGTGATGTAGCCTGTAGGAGCCTAGGGTATCCTGGAGGAAATTGCTCCAATGgaaaatgtcaatgtcaagaACAAG ATCAAGAGGAGAAATCGCCAAGATCACTGCTATATTGTGATATCGTGGCTTGTAACGACATGTGTCACCGTATGCACTACATCGGAGGAATGTGTAAATTTGGATCATGTCAatgctattaa
- the LOC113397392 gene encoding tenascin-like isoform X3, whose product MFHLEGIMFMLVLCVVNASVTVNIYDDDLLEDSEVNQNTYRCNNRECDQFCHRMGFTGSVCAGNRCQCDKFLQAGELKRAKLHQNVLGCNNRACNQLCRRLGFTGGVCVGDRCKCDNFLPPKELEESKIHKNLLGCNYRACDQLCRRLGFTGGVCVGDRCKCDNFLPPKELEESKLQKNLLSCDNRACDQLCRIMGFGSGGCVDDRCKCYNYRPAKELEERKLHKNLQGCSNGTCDQLCRRMGFTDGECVDNHCKCYNYLTPKDIDADPKDLGCDYNECDQRCRRMGYPSGGCVNGLCKCDRYRDEDNEIPSVDEAVMEISDSYADNKDVDICNTDVCDVACRSLGYPGGNCSNGKCQCQEQDQEEKSPRSLLYCDIVACNDMCHRMHYIGGMCKFGSCQCY is encoded by the exons ATGTTTCACTTGGAAGGGATTATGTTTATGCTTGTGCTCTGTGTAGTGAACGCGTCGGTTACTGTTAATATATATGATGACG ATTTGCTAGAAGACAGTGaagtaaatcaaaatacatatCGTTGCAACAATCGGGAGTGCGATCAATTCTGTCATAGAATGGGTTTCACGGGCAGTGTTTGTGCCGGGAATCGTTGCCAGTGTGACAAGTTCCTTCAAGCTGGAG AATTAAAAAGAgccaaattacatcaaaatgtACTCGGTTGCAACAACAGAGCCTGTAACCAACTCTGTCGTAGATTGGGTTTCACGGGTGGTGTATGCGTCGGTGACCGTTGCAAGTGTGACAATTTCCTACCACCTAAag AATTAGAAGaaagtaaaatacataaaaatttacttgGCTGCAACTATAGAGCCTGTGACCAACTCTGTCGTAGATTGGGTTTCACAGGTGGTGTATGCGTCGGTGACCGTTGCAAGTGTGATAATTTCCTACCACCTAAAg AATTAGAAGAAagcaaattacaaaaaaatttactttcCTGCGACAATAGGGCCTGTGACCAACTCTGTCGTATAATGGGATTCGGGAGTGGTGGATGCGTCGATGACCGTTGCAAGTGCTACAATTACCGACCAGCTAAag AACTAGAAGAGaggaaattacataaaaatttacaaggCTGCAGCAATGGAACCTGTGATCAACTCTGTCGTAGAATGGGTTTCACGGATGGTGAATGCGTTGATAACCATTGCAAGTGTTACAATTACCTAACACCTaaag ACATTGATGCAGATCCCAAAGATCTCGGCTGTGACTATAATGAGTGCGATCAACGCTGTCGTCGCATGGGTTATCCTAGCGGTGGATGTGTTAACGGTCTCTGCAAGTGTGACCGATATCGCGACGAAG ATAATGAAATACCTTCTGTTGACGAAGCTGTAATGGAGATAAGCGATAGTTATGCCGATAATAAAGACGTTGATATTTGCAACACGGACGTATGTGATGTAGCCTGTAGGAGCCTAGGGTATCCTGGAGGAAATTGCTCCAATGgaaaatgtcaatgtcaagaACAAG ATCAAGAGGAGAAATCGCCAAGATCACTGCTATATTGTGATATCGTGGCTTGTAACGACATGTGTCACCGTATGCACTACATCGGAGGAATGTGTAAATTTGGATCATGTCAatgctattaa